From the genome of Methanothrix soehngenii GP6:
GGTCGTAGCCGAAGAATCCCAGTCTGCCCCAGGCTTCCTTGTGCAGGAGCATGGAGAGATACCAGCCGGCCAGGCCGATCTGGGAGTGACCAGTGGCGATGGCGGAGGTGATACCGGAAGCGGCTGCCAGAACGGCTGCCCTCTGGGACCCGCCGAAGTGATCCTCAAGCAGGGTGGGGAAGGCCTCGTACTGCTCAATGCCGTACAGAGTGACCTCAGTGGCCAGCTCCTTGGCGACATCGATGGTCGCGGGTGCCTTGGCGAATCCGCCGAACTTGTCGTTGGCGTAGTCCACACCATAATAGGAGAAGTCATCCAGGACATCGTTGGTGTAGGCAGCAGTAGCGTACTGGGTGAAACCGACACCGCCGGACATGTAGCTTCCCAGCCAGATCTGATCATAGAACATGGAGCCTGCGGCGACCACGTTCAGGGATACATATACTGGATCCTGGGGCTTTACCCTGGAGGTCTGGACCATATCGGACATGAAGCCGAAGGAAATGCCGCCGGGGTTGTTGGGTCCGCGAGCGCGCCTTGCGGGCAGCATATCGGACATCTGCAGGACTGCAGCATGCTTAGCAGCATAGGCCAGGTCGGCCACAGCGGCCTCACCGGCGCACATGTTGTAGGCATCGATGAAGGTCATACACAGCTGCATGGCGCTCCATCTGGATGTGGTGCCGCCGTCGCAGGTCCTGACGACGATTGTCGGGACGTGGATGGCCTGCCAGGTGGTCTTGCCGATAGCGGCCTTGAGGGTCTCAGCCTGATCCTCGGGGAACATCTTGTTGATGTCGATCTTGTACTGGTCATCGATCTCATCAGCCAGGGCATCGTCACCGGAGAAGACACGAACGTTGCAGTCATCTACCAGGCCGGGGTGGGTCTCCACCATGTGCTCCTGAACCACGGCTGCGCCGGGCATGGCGTGGTTGAGGATCTCCAGGTAGTTGTTGATGGTCTCGGGTGTGACTTCCTTGCCCAACCTCTTCTGCAGCACCTCATGGGCCATGTCCAGGCCGACCACAATGGTCCTCCTGATATCATCCCAGAACTGCTGCATGGCTGGATTGTTAACGAAGTGCAGGTCGTCGCCCTCTACCACATACTCAGTGGATGAGAGCTTGTAGGGCACGAGCTGCCTCTGTCCAAGAGGAATGCCGCCAGCGTGGACATAGGGGTTGTAGCCGGTCATGCCGCGCTTGCCCTCGAGCTTCTTGGCGTACTCCATGAACTCCCGCTTGCGGGCGTTCTGTTCAGGGCCTAGCCTCTTGTACTCGACCTTCTGGCTGGCCAGATCGAAATCCTTTCCGAACTTCTTGTTCAGAGCCTTAACGAATAGCTTCTTAGTGTGCTTAACTGCCATTTAAATCACCCCTCTTACTCCGGCCTGTAGCCCCACTTGCTTCTGCGCTCCCACATGTGGTGGGTCATCTCGATGGCCTCGTCGAACTGTCTGGCGCCGACCTTTCCACCCATGGGTACACCATCGAACCTGAAGATGGTGGTTCTCTTCTTGGCCTCGGCCTCGGACATGGGCTTGCCCAGGTTTACCTTCTTGTCCAGAGGGATACCTACCTGGTCCTTGACACCGTAGACGTTTCCATCGCTGCCCAGCTCGGTCCTGGCCAGCATATCGAACTGCATGCCGTTCTCTTCCAGCCTCAGGGAGTGGCCGTGCACAGTGCAGCCCCTCATGGAACAGAGGGCGACATCGGTCATCTCGCTATCGTACTGGGCCTTGGTGTAATCCTCAATATCTCTCTCCCTGGCCTCGATGATCTGCCTGCCGGACAGGGTGCCTGGATCGCAGCCCTTGCAGTTGATTGCTCCCCAATAGGACCTGAAGTAGGGGATAGAGGGGGCGAAGTACATGGAGTCTGTCCACTGAGAGTACCTGACGCGGTCACCTGCGGCAGCACCTGCGGTGGGTGCCACGATCTGCCTTATGGGGCAGTCTGGCTCGCCCATCTCCTTGAGGGGTGGGTGAGTGCTGGAGTAATCTGCGCCGGGGGCTCTATGGCCCATGACGGCTACGACATCCGCCTCAGGGATATCTCTTAGCTTCTCGACATTGCCGGACATGTGCTTTCTTCTGTTGATGCCAACAGAGGTGCTTCCGGGATAAAATTGTGGTGTGTATGCCATAATTATCTCTCCTCATCTTCCATAGTCACTTTAACTTCAGACAGAATGGCCAGCTTTTCCTTCCTGGCCTTGGGATCGATCAGCCCCAGGAGTCTCTTGTCCTCCACATCGCCATATTTGGCATAGTCCGAAAGAGTGGGACTGTTGC
Proteins encoded in this window:
- the mcrA gene encoding coenzyme-B sulfoethylthiotransferase subunit alpha, whose protein sequence is MAVKHTKKLFVKALNKKFGKDFDLASQKVEYKRLGPEQNARKREFMEYAKKLEGKRGMTGYNPYVHAGGIPLGQRQLVPYKLSSTEYVVEGDDLHFVNNPAMQQFWDDIRRTIVVGLDMAHEVLQKRLGKEVTPETINNYLEILNHAMPGAAVVQEHMVETHPGLVDDCNVRVFSGDDALADEIDDQYKIDINKMFPEDQAETLKAAIGKTTWQAIHVPTIVVRTCDGGTTSRWSAMQLCMTFIDAYNMCAGEAAVADLAYAAKHAAVLQMSDMLPARRARGPNNPGGISFGFMSDMVQTSRVKPQDPVYVSLNVVAAGSMFYDQIWLGSYMSGGVGFTQYATAAYTNDVLDDFSYYGVDYANDKFGGFAKAPATIDVAKELATEVTLYGIEQYEAFPTLLEDHFGGSQRAAVLAAASGITSAIATGHSQIGLAGWYLSMLLHKEAWGRLGFFGYDLQDQCGPTNVFSYQSDEGNPLELRGANYPNYAMNVGHQGEYAGITSAAHAGRMDAFAVNPLIKVTFANPGLVFDFANVRDCFGKGGAREFRAAGERSLVMPAV
- the mcrG gene encoding coenzyme-B sulfoethylthiotransferase subunit gamma, which translates into the protein MAYTPQFYPGSTSVGINRRKHMSGNVEKLRDIPEADVVAVMGHRAPGADYSSTHPPLKEMGEPDCPIRQIVAPTAGAAAGDRVRYSQWTDSMYFAPSIPYFRSYWGAINCKGCDPGTLSGRQIIEARERDIEDYTKAQYDSEMTDVALCSMRGCTVHGHSLRLEENGMQFDMLARTELGSDGNVYGVKDQVGIPLDKKVNLGKPMSEAEAKKRTTIFRFDGVPMGGKVGARQFDEAIEMTHHMWERRSKWGYRPE